From a region of the Daphnia magna isolate NIES linkage group LG1, ASM2063170v1.1, whole genome shotgun sequence genome:
- the LOC123469822 gene encoding LOW QUALITY PROTEIN: integrator complex subunit 10-like (The sequence of the model RefSeq protein was modified relative to this genomic sequence to represent the inferred CDS: inserted 3 bases in 2 codons): protein MRTGIIDEMQENQLSDEEYVIYRTKNSHKHDLATAKAWMITAKTLFPRNFAVQLEAYTTQKSANNPKEAARYFSSLFFDFPNEAELWEEVQQITCALQKANGNIISQFHCDMFSHMLTEVQHQLLLAMAERAEDTLEHCRLMLVLLSMLPQFVDTHGKKLADTLLTSEKHSTYQTPVNCFRKLLVVDLLPTLLSSRTIDVPQKQLYRLILKSVDFYVSWFASGSTLIQGVEESELKAEEAWTNLFKIMFAMGRKLGWELSSMFSINNRELMCQNLWSFYHSTPLGXEDSPNFRQLIYCTTVVLVESLYEYVRKINPXSFQIPNQGNKVDYTPLLLVPAILPSRDNDQEPVLKRRKDDSSSSYSTLNVTVTKGCHVPTATTLLSSFLTAVSCWELLQQTEELRSEFAKICSHLHTETWLWLPSFVADVLLYQGLYSEALTKLQSLSSTLLNPQSLLLKSAGISFCLRNHFAATEKILHVIADLSAESSDPSGHLTIIPCSSSPHGKPPLHFMALNHTEIVQYSVSILVACFRDQAFRNGNCDFAIGHLIVLLQYDWPNNASLLEESLEKIRRQGQFAYKLFSSYVIQVDILEEIAFLVTDQGGAINMDIFPPSATQLATQRRMTTRRGDLGAREDFRAAMKRQMSRSQENIHNLIVQFMIREREAILQAMKV from the exons ATGCGAACGGGAATCATTGATGAAATGCAGGAAAATCAACTTTCTGACGAAGAATATGTGATTTATCGCACAAAAAATAGTCATAAACATGATCTTGCTACAGCTAAAGCTTGGATGATAACTGCCAAAACTTTGTTTCCACGAAATTTTGCTGTTCAG CTTGAGGCATATACTACTCAAAAATCTGCCAACAATCCCAAAGAAGCTGCCAGATACTTTTCCAGCTT ATTCTTTGATTTTCCAAATGAAGCTGAATTATGGGAAGAGGTGCAGCAAATCACATGTGCACTACAGAAAGCCAATGGCAacataatatcacagtttCATTGTGACATGTTTTCACACATGCTTACAG AAGTGCAACATCAGCTATTACTTGCTATGGCAGAAAGGGCAGAAGATACGTTGGAACATTGTCGACTAATGCTAGTTTTGTTGTCCATGCTTCCACAATTTGTTGACACTCATGGA AAAAAACTAGCAGATACTTTGCTGACAAGTGAAAAGCATAGTACCTACCAAACTCCTGTTAATTGCTTTAGGAAACTGTTGGTAGTGGACTTGCTACCAACACTGCTTAGCTCAAGGACAATTGATGTACCTCAAAAACAATTGTATAGACTTATCTTGAAATCAGTTGATTTCTATGTCAGCTGGTTTGCCAGTGGGTCAACATTAATTCAG GGAGTGGAAGAATCTGAATTAAAAGCAGAGGAAGCTTGGACAAATCtctttaaaataatgtttgCCATGGGCCGGAAACTGGGCTGGGAACTCAGTTCTATGTTTAGTATCAA CAACCGGGAACTGATGTGTCAAAATCTTTGGTCTTTCTACCATTCCACACCTCTTGG GGAAGACAGTCCAAACTTTCGCCAGTTAATATACTGTACTACAGTGGTGCTAGTGGAATCGCTATATGAATATGTAAGGAAAATAAATC TGAGCTTTCAAATTCCAAATCAAG GAAACAAGGTAGATTATACACCTTTATTACTTGTACCTGCAATTCTCCCTAGTAGGGATAATGACCAAGAACCAGTATTGAAACGTCGGAAGGATGATAGTTCCAGCTCATATTCAACATTGAACGTGACTGTGACAAAAGGATGCCATGTTCCAACGGCAACTACTTTGTTATCAAGCTTCTTAACCGCAGTTAGTTGCTGGGAACTTCTTCAACAGACGGAAGAACTTCGCAGCGAGTTTGCAAAAATTTGCAGTCACCTGCACACAGAGACGTGGCTTTGGTTGCCCAGTTTCGTTGCAGATGTTCTTCTATATCAAGGGCTGTATTCGGAAGCCTTGACAAAATTGCAGTCTTTGAGTTCAACCCTACTTAATCCACAATCGTTGCTTTTGAAATCTGCAggcatttctttttgcctAAGAAATCATTTT GCTGCCACGGAAAAAATTCTGCATGTTATTGCAGATTTGTCAGCAGAAAGCAGTGATCCATCAGGTCATCTGACTATTATTCCTTGTTCTTCAAGTCCTCACGGAAAG CCACCATTACATTTTATGGCGCTGAACCACACAGAAATCGTCCAATATTCTGTCAGCATTCTGGTGGCATGCTTTCGGGATCAAGCTTTCAGGAATGGCAACTGCGATTTCGCTATTGGCCATCTTATCGTTTTACTACAGTATGATTGGCCGAATAATGCAAGCCTACTAGAGGAaagtttagaaaaaattcGGCGACAAGGACAGTTTGCCTATAAGCTTTTTTCTTCCTACGTAATTCAAGTTGACATTCTGGAAGAGATAGCATTTCTGGTTACGGATCAAGGTGGAGCCATTAATATGGATATATTTCCTCCTTCTGCTACACAGCTAGCCAC GCAAAGGAGAATGACGACTCGAAGAGGAGATTTAGGCGCCAGAGAGGACTTCCGCGCGGCTATGAAACGGCAGATGAGTCGAAGTCAAGAAAATATCCATAATCTCATCGTACAATTCATGATCCGTGAAAGAGAAGCCATATTACAAGCAATGAAAGTTTAA
- the LOC123469825 gene encoding uncharacterized protein LOC123469825 — MDKENRRNSILKSAMIPSNQPPVFEYEEDQTENFTSSRRKSFKKRVSFAGRDEIKEFQKHEVLTVQKLEKVLSQLQDETEFSKMGEIAGWHSEKENIGQQTLVLREISIIHDNMEITSLASIECDTIKSIAQEIEPRKISREYDCMDITSIANDECNKSESSVQEVEMEVCSDSVVQISGVAADEEHATIEELTLLCPQPILVENNFCFGKNPMEISVQQVEIPIVQEDTIPSCMSKNATVKQSREECHETYEKMVEDMNPNCSLGLLKTILNETEFISTELVQSDSCMLQKCNGIQEPVQEMKCFYFNESNECSLLAKEFNWEVAFFDSLLVFTKIHSYLTLKLKLDAEYTYQNVKHYVVEDIEIDTRKDVDKKWTRFGLMILENSLENINLREACSNTQDLPKLMYIVEEHTRMFIDFATEDSQKFELLANPRSIRFDAGYSDFNVTFESSNLENLSWVRISLNLIPRFPLSAKDISVESILGIVNKTELTNMISNIRPSTLYLTRIAECVEDFLKFQSVGNETRMFNCAKH; from the exons ATGGAtaaagaaaacagaagaaattCG attttaaaatcaGCCATGATTCCATCTAATCAACCACCAGTTTTTGAGTATGAAGAAGATCAAACGGAAAATTTTACGTCTTCACGGCGGAAATCTTTTAAGAAGCGGGTTAGCTTTGCCGGAAGGGATGAGATAAA GGAATTTCAAAAGCATGAAGTATTGACGGTTCAAAAGCTGGAAAAAGTATTAAGTCAACTTCAGGATGAAACTGAATTTTCTAAAATGGGTGAAATAGCTGGTTGGcattctgaaaaagaaaacataggTCAACAAACATTGGTACTGAGAGAAATATCCATTATACATGATAACATGGAAATTACAAGTTTAGCAAGTATTGAATGTGACACAATTAAAAGCATTGCACAAGAAATCGAACCTAGAAAAATATCAAGGGAGTATGACTGTATGGACATCACAAGTATAGCAAATGATGAATGCAACAAAAGTGAAAGCAGTGTTCAAGAAGTTGAAATGGAAGTGTGTTCTGACTCTGTTGTCCAAATTTCTGGTGTAGCAGCTGACGAAGAACATGCAACAATAGAAGAATTAACATTGCTGTGCCCCCAGCCCATTCTTGTTGAAAATAACTTTTGTTTTGGTAAAAATCCAATGGAAATATCTGTTCAACAAGTTGAAATACCAATAGTTCAAGAAGATACAATTCCTTCCTGTATGTCCAAAAATGCGACAGTTAAGCAGTCAAGAGAAGAATGCCATGAAACCTACGAAAAGATGGTGGAAGATATGAACCCCAATTGTTCGTTAGggcttttaaaaacaattttaaatgAAACTGAATTTATAAGCACTGAACTGGTCCAGTCAGACAGTTGCATGCTACAGAAATGTAATGGTATTCAAGAACCTGTTcaagaaatgaaatgtttttatttcaatgaATCAAATGAATGTTCATTGCTTGCTAAGGAGTTCAACTGGGAAGTTGCATTCTTTGACAGTCTGTTAGTCTTTACCAAAATTCACAGCTATCTCACCTTGAAACTTAAACTTGATGCTGAATATACCTATCAAAATGTCAAGCATTACGTCGTGGAAGATATTGAAATTGACACCAGAAAAG ACGTTGATAAAAAATGGACTAGGTTCGGCTTGATGATTCTTGAAAACTCTTTGGAAAACATTAACCTTAGAGAGGCATGCAGTAATACGCAAGATTTGCCGAAattaatgtatattgttgAGGAGCACACTCGCATGTTCATTGACTTTGCTACTGAGGATTCGCAAAAATTTGAGCTGTTGGCCAACCCTCGATCTATCAGATTTGATGCAGGTTACTCGGATTTTAACGTAACATTCGAATCATCAAATTTGGAGAACCTTTCCTGGGTACGAATTTCATTGAATCTAATTCCTCGTTTTCCCTTGTCAGCCAAAGACATATCTGTTGAAAGTATATTGGGGATAGTTAACAAAACTGAGCTAACAAACATGATTTCCAACATACGACCGAGTACCCTTTACTTGACTCGTATTGCGGAATGTGTCGAGGATTTCCTGAAATTCCAATCTGTGGGCAACGAAACAAGAATGTTTAACTGTGCAAAACATTGA
- the LOC123471549 gene encoding ATP-dependent DNA helicase PIF1-like, whose amino-acid sequence MAAVNDVTNTAQDKVVSVALLATELTTFSFRLFRWLTLINVLQGQGKQVIAVASTGIVSTLLLDGATYHSQFKIYPPITETKRSKIEEGTYNTQMIRNANLIISDEAPMKTNHALNTINHLFQTVMKNRVDPYGGKVLLLGGDFIQCLPVVRHGNRVQVAEATIINNAIWPHFHELRLVQNMHTTAGSQDYADWLIELGNGTLPQIPRLNNPDVIEIPQDFLKIKRYLVEHVVGDPSDLLQDGVVDSISNQAILCPKNEDCLRMNNQIITEMPGALKIYRSIDTMDSEDPEDPDHEIANYLIGQQSKPCFHRELGIQYGQSLLNICNFSK is encoded by the exons ATGGCTGCTGTCAACGATGTCACCAACACCGCACAAGACA aagtcgttag CGTGgcccttttggccactgagttaaCCACATTTTCGTTTCgcttatttcggtggttaacacTCATCAATGTACTCCAGGGCCAAGGAAAACAAGTCATCGCAGTGGCTTCGACGGGGATCGTGTCGACTTTGTTGCTGGATGGTGCGACTTACCATTCGCAGTTCAAGATCTACCCTCCAATTACAGAGACAAAACGATCAAAAATCGAAGAAGGCACCTATAATACGCAAATGATTAGGAACGCGAATCTCATCATCTCAGACGAAGCCCCAATGAAGACCAACCACGCTCTCAACACAATCAATCATCTGTTCCAAACGGTGATGAAAAATCGTGTCGATCCCTATGGCGGTAAAGTCCTCTTGCTCGGCGGCGATTTCATACAGTGCCTGCCCGTTGTCCGACATGGAAACAGAGTTCAAGTCGCTGAAGCCACCATCATCAATAACGCGATTTGGCCACATTTCCATGAACTTCGATTGGTGCAGAACATGCACACCACAGCTGGCAGTCAAGATTACGCAGATTGGCTCATCGAGCTCGGAAATGGAACCCTCCCTCAAATACCGAGGCTCAACAACCCAGATGTCATCGAAATTCCACAAGACTTTCTCAAAATTAAACGTTATTTGGTCGAACACGTCGTTGGAGACCCATCGGATCTCTTGCAAGATGGAGTGGTCGATTCAATTTCGAACCAGGCAATTTTATGCCCCAAGAATGAAGATTGTCTTCGGATGAACAACCAAATCATCACAGAGATGCCTGGCGCATTGAAAATTTATAGGAGCATCGACACCATGGATTCAGAGGATCCGGAGGATCCGGATCACGAAATTGCCAACTACCTAATTGGACAACAGTCTAAACCGTGTTTCCACAGAGAATTAGGAATACAATATGGACAATCACTGTTAAACATTTGTAACTTTTCCAAATAA
- the LOC116931614 gene encoding uncharacterized protein LOC116931614, with protein MARVLEHVGRFIGPLPELHRDSYRLSPAIRKEIIRLYRNNFGSAKRIAKHLNIHKVSVVRWIDRYEERKNLEPNFNVNGQPRHTTENEDFLLACSAVLNNFSNSRDIAAHVRLDHLSKNSITRRLNNCGMNSRIAAVKDILTEEHRAARLHFARRYVHYLLEFWRWVVFTDEKSCSAIHYARHTREWLALHPQLIALDWPTKGADMNPIENIWGYLVCKLTKSRTGDGLPYHARDANNANLLFELVRNEWEKLADNENILQHLIESMPERLQKVIDAEGGWTRY; from the exons ATGGCAAGGGTATTAGAACACGTTGGACGATTTATCGGGCCTTTACCCGAATTACATCGTGACAGTTATAGATTATCCCCAGCAATtcgaaaagaaataataagaCTATACAGGAATAATTTTGGAAGTGCGAAAAGAATCGCTAAACATTTAAATATCCATAAGGTATCGGTTGTCCGCTGGATTGATCGttacgaagaaagaaaaaatttagaacCTAACTTTAATGTTAATGGTCAGCCTAGACATACGACGGAAAACGAAGATTTTTTATTAGCTTGTTCAG CGGTTCTTAACAATTTCAGCAATTCTCGGGATATTGCGGCACATGTCAGACTTGATCATTTATCAAAGAATTCCATTACGAGGCGGCTGAACAACTGTGGGATGAATTCACGTATTGCTGCAGTTAAGGACATTCTAACCGAAGAACATCGAGCAGCACGCTTACATTTCGCAAGGCGATACGTTCATTACCTATTAGAATTTTGGCGATGGGTAGTTTTCACGGATGAAAAATCATG TTCGGCAATTCACTATGCACGGCATACTAGAGAATGGCTAGCTTTGCATCCACAGCTCATTGCCCTAGATTGGCCGACGAAAGGTGCAGATATGAACccgattgaaaatatttgggGTTATCTCGTCTGCAAATTAACGAAATCTAGAACCGGAGACGGGTTGCCGTATCACGCGCGTGATGCCAACAACGCTAATTTGTTATTTGAATTAGTGCGCAATGAATGGGAAAAACTTGCTGATAACGAGAACATTCTTCAACATTTAATTGAAAGTATGCCAGAACGTCTTCAGAAGGTTATTGATGCTGAAGGTGGATGGACAAGATAttaa